From the genome of Thauera chlorobenzoica:
CTTCTACGAGTACCACGCGGCGATGATGGAGCCGTGGGACGGCCCCGCCGCGGTGGCGTTCACCGACGGCCGCCAGATCGGCGCCACGCTCGACCGCAACGGCCTGCGCCCGGCGCGCTACCTGGTCACCGACGACGACCTTGTCGTCATGGCCTCCGAGTCCGGTGTGCTGCCGATCCCCGACAGCAAGATCGTCAAGAAGTGGCGCCTGCAGCCGGGCAAGATGTTCCTGATCGACATGGAGCAGGGGCGCATCATCTGCGACCAGGAACTCAAGGAGTCGCTCGCCAACGCCCGGCCCTATGCTGACTGGCTGCGCCGGATCAACATCAAGCTCGACACCCTCGAAGTGCCCGCCGTGGCTGACACCGCCGCCGCCCGCGGCGAGCGCGTCGCGCCGCTGCTCGACCGCCAGCAGGCCTTCGGCTACACCCAGGAGGACATCAAGTTCATCCTCGAGCCGATGGGCAAGAGCGGCGAGGAAGGCACCGGCTCGATGGGCAACGACTCGCCGCTGGCGGTGCTGTCGAGCAAGAACAAGCCGCTGTTCAACTACTTCCGCCAGCTCTTCGCCCAGGTCACCAACCCGCCGATCGACCCGATCCGCGAGCAGATGGTGATGTCGCTGGTGTCCTTCATCGGCCCCAAGCCCAACCTGCTCGAGATCAACGAGATCAACCCGCCGTTCCGCCTCGAGGTCAGCCAGCCGGTGCTCGACTTCGCCGGCATGGCCAAGATCCGCAACATCGCGCGCTACACCCAGAACAAGTTCCGCTCCGCCGAGCTCGACATCTGCTATCCGGCCGAATGGGGCAAGGAAGGCGTCGAGGCGCGCCTGGCCTCGCTGTGCGCGGACGCCGAGAACGCGGTGCTGGGCGGCAACAACATCCTGATCGTGTCCGACCGCAAGCTGTCGGCCGAGCGCATCGCGATTCCCGCGCTGCTGGCGCTGTCGGCGATCCACCAGCACCTGGTGGCGAAGGGCCTGCGCACCCGCGCCGGCCTGGTGGTGGAGACCGGTTCCGCGCGCGAAGTGCACCACTTCGCCGTGCTCGCCGGCTACGGTGCCGAAGCCGTCCACCCCTATCTCGCGCTCGAGACCCTGCAGCACATGGCCGACGACACCGAGACCGCGGCCAGGTACGTCAAGCACTTCGTCAAGGCGATCGGCAAGGGCCTGATGAAGGTGATGTCGAAGATGGGCATCTCCACCTACATGTCCTACACCGGGGCGCAGATCTTCGAGGCCGTCGGCCTCAAGCAGGCGCTGCTCGACAAGTACTTCACCGGCACCACCAGCCAGGTTGAGGGCATCGGCGTGTTCGAGGTCATGGAAGAGTCGATCCGCCTGCACAAGGCCGCCTTCAGCACCGACCCGGTGCTCCACGACATGCTCGAGGCCGGCGGCGAGTACGCCTTCCGCACCCGCGGCGAAGAGCACATGTGGACGCCGGATGCGATCGCCAAGCTCCAGCACGCCACCCGCTCGGGCAGGTCCGACACCTACAAGGAATACGCCCACATCATCAACGACCAGAGCCGCCGGCACATGACCCTGCGCGGCCTGTTCGAGCTCAAGGCGTCGGCCACCCCGGTCGCGCTCGACGAGGTCGAGCCGGCGAAGGAGATCGTCAAGCGCTTCGCCACCGGGGCGATGTCGCTCGGCTCGATCTCGACCGAGGCCCACACCACGCTGGCGGTGGCGATGAACCGCATCGGCGGCAAGTCGAACACCGGCGAAGGCGGCGAGGACCCGATGCGCTTCAAGCCGCTGACCGAGGCGATCCGGCTGTCGCAGGTGATCGGTGAGAACCGCATCGCCCGCGACCTCGAACTGAACGCCGGCGATTCGCTGCGCTCGGCGATCAAGCAGGTGGCCTCGGGCCGTTTCGGCGTCACCGCCGAGTACCTGGCCAACGCCGACCAGATCCAGATCAAGATGGCCCAAGGCGCCAAGCCCGGCGAGGGCGGCCAGCTCCCCGGCCACAAGGTCTCCGAGTACATCGGCTTCCTGCGCCATTCGGTGCCGGGCGTCGGCCTCATCTCGCCGCCGCCGCACCACGACATCTATTCCATCGAAGATCTGGCGCAGCTGATCCACGACCTCAAGAACACCAACCCGGCGGCGAGCATTTCGGTGAAGCTGGTATCCGAGATCGGCATCGGCACCGTGGCCGCCGGCGTGGCCAAGGCCAAGGCCGACCACATCGTCGTCGCCGGCCATGACGGCGGCACCGGGGCGAGCCCCTGGAGCTCGATCAAGCATGCCGGCTCGCCGTGGGAGCTGGGGCTGGCCGAGACCCAGCAGACCCTGGTGCTCAACCGCCTGCGCGGGCGCGTGCGGGTGCAGGTCGACGGCCAGATCAAGACCGGCCGCGACGTCGTCATCGGCGCCCTGCTCGGCGCCGACGAGTTCGGCTTCGCCACCGCACCGCTGGTCGTCGAAGGCTGCATCATGATGCGCAAGTGCCACCTCAACACCTGCCCGGTCGGCGTCGCCACCCAGGACCCGGTGCTGCGCGCGCGCTTCTCCGGCCAGCCCGAGCACGTGGTGAACTACTTCTTCTTCATCGCCGAGGAAGTGCGCGAACTGATGGCCCAGCTCGGCATCCGCAAGTTCGACGAGCTGATCGGCCGCGCCGACCTGCTCGACATGAAGAAGGGCATCGCCCACTGGAAGGCGCAGGGCCTGGACTACTCGCGCATCTTCTACCTGCCGCCGGTGCCGGCCGAAGTGCCGCGGCTGCACGTCGATACTCAGGACCATGGGCTCGAAGGCGCGCTCGACAAGCAGCTGATCGCCCTTGCCCGGCCGGCGCTGGAGAAGGGCGAGAAGGTCAACATCGACCTCGCCGTGCGCAACATCAACCGCACCGTCGGGGCGATGCTGTCCGGTCAGGTGGCGGCGAAATACGGCCATCCCGGCCTGCCCAGCGACACCATCCACATCCGCCTCAACGGCACCGCGGGACAGAGCTTCGGCGCCTTCCTCGCGCGCGGCATCACCCTCGAGCTGGTCGGTGAAGGCAACGACTACGTCGGCAAGGGCCTGTCGGGCGGGCGCATCATCGTGCGCCCGAAGGCCGAGTTCCGCGGCGAGACCGGCAGCAACATCATCGTCGGCAACACCGTGCTGTACGGTGCGACCGAAGGCGAGGTGTACTTCGCCGGCGTCGCCGGCGAGCGCTTCGCGGTGCGCAACTCGGGCGCCACCGCGGTGGTGGAGGGCGTGGGCGACCACGGCTGCGAATACATGACCGGCGGCACGGTGGTGGTGCTTGGCCAGACCGGGCGCAACTTCGCCGCCGGCATGTCGGGCGGTGTCGCCTATGTCCTCGACGAGGACGGCAGTTTCGAGCAGCGCTGCAACATGGCCCAGGTGGCGCTCGAGCCGCTGCCCGACGAGATCGCCGCGCGCAAGGGTTCCGAGTCCGGTGACGACCTCGAATCCCACGGCCGCGTCGACATCGACCACCTGACGATGGGCGACGAGCTCATCCTGAAGGGCCTGATCGAGCGCCACGTCCGCTTCGCCGGCAGCGTGCGCGCCCGCGAGATCCTGAACAACTGGGCCACCTGGCGCAAGAAGTTCGTCAAGGTGTTCCCGCACGAGTACCGTCGCGCGCTGGCCGAAATGGCCGAAACGAGGAACGGGCAGCGCGAAGCAAAGAAGGAGGCCGCATAAATGGGCAAGCCCACTGGTTTCATGGAATATCAGCGCCTGTCGGAGGCTTACGAGCCGGTCGACAAGCGCGTGAAGAGCTACAAGGAATTCGTTGCCCGCCTCACCGACGAGCAGGCCTCGATCCAGGGCGCGCGCTGCATGGATTGCGGCGTCCCGTTCTGCAACAACGGCTGTCCGGTCAACAACATCATCCCGGACTGGAACGACCTGGTATATCGCGGCCACTGGCGCGAGGC
Proteins encoded in this window:
- a CDS encoding glutamate synthase-related protein; this encodes MDQPQKQGLYDPANEHDACGVGFIAHIKGEKRHDIILQGLEILKNLDHRGAVGADPLQGDGAGILIQIPDQLYREEMAQQGVALPLPGEYGVGMVFMPKEAASRLACEEEIERAVVGEGQVVLGWRDVPVNHAMPMSPTVKAKEPVIRQIFIGRGADVMVTEALERKLYVVRRRAANAIAALQLKHGKEFYMVSMSARTVNYKGLLLANQVGEYYRDLVDRRAVSALSLVHQRFSTNTFPKWNLAHPFRYIAHNGEINTLRGNYNWMRAREKGVHSPLLGADLEKIWPLIYPGQSDSASFDNALELLVMSGYSLAHAMMMMIPEAWESHSQMDEKRRAFYEYHAAMMEPWDGPAAVAFTDGRQIGATLDRNGLRPARYLVTDDDLVVMASESGVLPIPDSKIVKKWRLQPGKMFLIDMEQGRIICDQELKESLANARPYADWLRRINIKLDTLEVPAVADTAAARGERVAPLLDRQQAFGYTQEDIKFILEPMGKSGEEGTGSMGNDSPLAVLSSKNKPLFNYFRQLFAQVTNPPIDPIREQMVMSLVSFIGPKPNLLEINEINPPFRLEVSQPVLDFAGMAKIRNIARYTQNKFRSAELDICYPAEWGKEGVEARLASLCADAENAVLGGNNILIVSDRKLSAERIAIPALLALSAIHQHLVAKGLRTRAGLVVETGSAREVHHFAVLAGYGAEAVHPYLALETLQHMADDTETAARYVKHFVKAIGKGLMKVMSKMGISTYMSYTGAQIFEAVGLKQALLDKYFTGTTSQVEGIGVFEVMEESIRLHKAAFSTDPVLHDMLEAGGEYAFRTRGEEHMWTPDAIAKLQHATRSGRSDTYKEYAHIINDQSRRHMTLRGLFELKASATPVALDEVEPAKEIVKRFATGAMSLGSISTEAHTTLAVAMNRIGGKSNTGEGGEDPMRFKPLTEAIRLSQVIGENRIARDLELNAGDSLRSAIKQVASGRFGVTAEYLANADQIQIKMAQGAKPGEGGQLPGHKVSEYIGFLRHSVPGVGLISPPPHHDIYSIEDLAQLIHDLKNTNPAASISVKLVSEIGIGTVAAGVAKAKADHIVVAGHDGGTGASPWSSIKHAGSPWELGLAETQQTLVLNRLRGRVRVQVDGQIKTGRDVVIGALLGADEFGFATAPLVVEGCIMMRKCHLNTCPVGVATQDPVLRARFSGQPEHVVNYFFFIAEEVRELMAQLGIRKFDELIGRADLLDMKKGIAHWKAQGLDYSRIFYLPPVPAEVPRLHVDTQDHGLEGALDKQLIALARPALEKGEKVNIDLAVRNINRTVGAMLSGQVAAKYGHPGLPSDTIHIRLNGTAGQSFGAFLARGITLELVGEGNDYVGKGLSGGRIIVRPKAEFRGETGSNIIVGNTVLYGATEGEVYFAGVAGERFAVRNSGATAVVEGVGDHGCEYMTGGTVVVLGQTGRNFAAGMSGGVAYVLDEDGSFEQRCNMAQVALEPLPDEIAARKGSESGDDLESHGRVDIDHLTMGDELILKGLIERHVRFAGSVRAREILNNWATWRKKFVKVFPHEYRRALAEMAETRNGQREAKKEAA